Below is a genomic region from Ochotona princeps isolate mOchPri1 chromosome 28, mOchPri1.hap1, whole genome shotgun sequence.
cgcgcactacgtagatgatagagggctaatctccagaatatacaaagaactccagaacaaccaaaatgccaaatcaaacaagccactcaagaaatgggcatgggaaatgggcagacatttcacaaaggaacaaacccaaatggcaaataaacatatgaaaaaatgctcaagttccctggcaataagggaaatccaaattaaaacatcaatgagctaccacctgatgccagtaagactggcccacatgaattaaaacaccaacaacatttgttggcgaggttgcggggaaaagggaaccctactccactgctggtggggctgcaggttggaatagcctctatggaaatcagtatggagaacattcaaacaactcaaaatcaacataccatatgatccagcaatagcactactaggaatatatccaaaacacctgttttatgagaaaccaacatgcactcctatgttcatagcagcacaatcagtaattgcaaaaacatggaagcaaccaaaatgcccatcagtagaggattggataagaaagctatggttcatctactccatggaatactactcagctattaaaaaaaacaaaatgcaattctttgtggccaaatgggccaaactagaaaccataatgctaagggaaatgagccaatcccaaaaggttagataccacatgtttgccttaatttaagatgatatgatgttatgtaaaacatgttatgttatgtatgttgtgttatacgttgtgtattaactaaaattgaaatgtcaacgaggaGACCACAGAATGTgattaagaaatcgcatttgtttttaacatattggtaaatcaatactatatcaattaattccacaacgaagttaacTGTTGCTGACGGTATGTTACAGTTTTTTAAGTGAccagaatgatactctgctggtcctgccctcagaccagacagggtctctctaagaagctgaggaacttgactggtctataagatgctggactctatgtttagtatatgcttgcaaagagggaatctcaactgaacttgagctgtggttatgcaacaacgtggagtaatccaccatggggggagggtgtggggaggggtggggagaatcccagtacctatgaaactgtgtcacataatacaatgtaattaatgaataaaaaaaaataaaaagaaaaaaaaaaagaaaatcttaccaGGCAACAGCACACACTTCTAACTCACACTTTACATATCAAAATGAGTTCCCAAATTAGTTCagttagagaaagaaatatgCATACAGTATTTTCTGACATGCTGTCTCCATTTGGGTgagtggagaaagagaagaactCCCATTAAACATTCCACAAAACACTCTCTTGATGGGTCTAGCTTTCCTATGTCTTCAGATCAGGGTCAAATGACAGCAGAATCCAACATTAATTACACAATGGAGTATCTTTGAGAGTTAGAATTTTTACTTTGAAGGCAGAGTAACCCACCCAGTCAAGTCTCACTCAGACCAGAAACAAACACTGCCATTACCTTCTTCCGTTCTACTAGCTttgaaggaaatggaagatctgttgGCTACTTATCGAGTGTAGAGAAATCAGAACAATAAGCTTGTATGTTGCGGTTCCTGACTTCCTCTTAGGATGGTGGAGGGCCTGAATTAGAGCTGCTGTCCAGGAGATCTCAGGGTGACATCTGTCCCTCAGAACAGACTGCTGAGTTTCTCATAACCTAGGAAGTGGAAGCAGCCTCCCAGGTACAGCTTTTACATACCCTAATTGGTTGAAACCAAGAAAGAACTGATTCATTCTCAAATCATCTCTGACCTTAAGGATGAGCTCACTAACTCTGCTCTGGGGACACCGGCAGTGAAGAGAGAGTTGTTCATCAGGTGAGGCCATGGAGACCTCTGGGCCCCAATGTGGCAATTACATTCACTCACTGGCATTCCAAGATCTGCCCAGAAGACCTCAGCTATTCTTACTCCTCATACTCTGCCCAAACTGAACTATTTAATATCCACTTCTCATTTGATTCAGGGGACTCCTCAGCCAGGGGTCCATCACACACCTAAAACTTTGACCTGTGCTTTTCCATGTCTTCCATTAAAGCAAATTTCATATCTCGTTCAAAATCTACCATGGCCACCACATATCAAATTGCCCCCTTCTCTGTACTCCTCATAAAATTCTATAGATTTGTTTCTGTTCGTATCACCAATACCAAGAAAGTAGTAATTTATTACATAGCAAGTTTGATACTTTACATTTGTCTCACAGATTATTTTAGTTGATAATAATCTGATATTCAAATTctagtgctttaaaaaaattcttttatgaTGCAGTTTTATAGGCTTGGGGATTCCCCcttccagtctctctctttcctctctgccacATTCagttttttcctgtattttaacAATAAAGTAGCCCTTCACCATCCATCATTCTTATATTTAACCGTATCATTacattgcatgtgctgggatcccacacaggtgccggttctaatcctggcagccctgcttcccatccagctccctgcttgtgggaaagcagtcaaggatggcccaaagccttgggatcctgcatctgcgtgggagacctggaagaagttcctggctcctggcttcagattggctcaactccagccattgtggccacttggggagtgaatcagtggatagaagatcttcctctctgtctcttctcctctctgtatatctgactttgcaacaaaaataaaataaatcttaaaaaaaaaagttaagcctTAATGATAAACACGGTACAAAATCTTGGATTTACCTCTGGCTTCTTATTGGCTTGTGGTTTCATCATTGGAAGCAATTTAAGGAGAAAGAATTAGAACAAGATTAATTAATTTTCCTCAGCAATACTCTCTGCCTACAATATAAACTAGAAGACAAGAAAAAATTTTCAAGGAATACTTTCTTAAAGTAGAATATAGTACTACAAGTGTACCTCTTTTGAAAATGGAGAAACAATGGGGAGAAGTCCCTTAAGGGTACTTCCCAAATGTGCACAATGACATAAAATGGATATTCTGTGTCAAACCTCCAAAATGGAGGGTCTCAATCTATCTGTTCTTGAAAGTTCTGAAAGTTGTAAATTGAGGAggaattgaaaatttaaaaagctgttaGATGAGACTGAGAATACATGGCACAATAACATTTGAAATTACAGTATCTGTGTCTTTCACTGTCTctataattctgaatttcaattaAAAAGATTTGACTAAAAAGATATGGGACAGAATTGTGTTGCATTGGGTTAagcactgcctgtgatgtcaccAGCTCATATGAGCACAAGTCTAAACATTGACTGTTAAGCAGGTGGCCTCTTGCttttcagaggttttttttttttttaaggatttatttatttttattacaaagtcagctatacagagaggaggagaaacagagaggaagatcttccatccgatgattcactccccaagtgagcctcaacggctggtgctgcgttgatccgaagccaggaaccaggaacctcttccgggtctcccacgtgcatgcagggtcccaaagccttgggccgtcctcgactgctttcccaggccacaagcagggagctggatgggaagtggagctgccggaattagaaccggcatccctatgggatcccggggtgttcaaggcaaggactttagccgctaggctactgcaccgctAGGCCCATTTTTCAGAggttttaaagttaaaattagaCGTCACTCATGACCTAATTCTACTGAAGTCCAAGAATCCAATGATACCCGGTCAGACACTATCCAGTCCTACAGtggagccagaacccaggaatAGTTTAGCATTGGGTTTTAGCCATATTCTAAGAGTGGAGGAATCAGGGATTTAGATGGATGTGCAGGTATGACATAGGAATCTTATGGAGTTATGTTCTTACCTACCTTTCTATACTCTCCTTGGGTCTCTTAGAGACCTTTACAACAATATGTGACTATCTGACTATATCCATTTCCACGGGCTCACTGGTAGGGTGCATAATCAGTAATTGGGAAAGTCTGGGACTAGATAGTATAAAGAAGTTTGTCTTTTTCACATTGTCTAGTCACAATATAATCTAGAGAATGGGGATTCCAAGCTGGAAGGaggccaaaagtagggagctggatgggaagtggggtcgccgggattagaaccagcaaccatatgggatcccggcgcatgcaaagtgaggacttcaaccactatgctatcgcaccagaccctattattttttaaaatatattttaacccAACTTttatttctgcaccttctgaaactCCAATAACctttatatttgaccttttaatagtttCCCTTCATTCTTGAACACTTTCGttggcttgacccagctccaCGTACAGATTTTTATTGTTTCCCCATTGCTGCAAGAAATAACTTCCAGTTTTGATATTCTGAGCCACATGAGAGTGTGTTATGAAGAAACTGAATACATTAGTCTAATTTGTCTAGGGTATGgggaatagaaataaatgaaggcTGCAGGACAGATCTTGGAATGCTGGCCAGTTGCTTTTAATTGGCACATCAGGGCCCAGAGATCTCCAAGGCCACACTCACATATGCTTCTTCCTTCCCTACTCTCGAGTAGGGTCCCTGGAAAATGTCCCTCAGGAGAGCTGCATATTCAGCATTAGGTTCAGCATTAGGTGATTTGATAAAGCCCCAAGTTCTTGCTGAGCTTAATTTGTTACAGAGAGTAAGAAAAGGACAATGGCTAAGATGTTGCAATTTGCTACCTTTTAAGCCAAGGCAGTCTTGTTTGCTAAATTTGCTAATGGGAAAAAGCGTACACAATCAAGAGTTCCCCAAGATGAAAGCTTCAAGTCAAGCTCCTCACCCAACAGAAGTTAGAACCAAGGAGCAACAGAGTCTCGGAAATCAATAGAATCGAAAGAGGTAAATAGAATTGTTTTTTCCCTTAAACTCCTCGTGGGTCCTTATTGGGTAAGCTGCTCTCCCTTCACAATTCAAATCCAGAATTAAAAGTATCCCACTTTTGAATGATTACTGCAGTCCATTGTGTTGGGTACCTGGTTTAAGGACAGAGAGATGCTGAATTTATATAAAGACATATTCTCAATGAGAGTGTCTCTTCCTGTGTTGGTCAGTCACCCACCCTGACATTTCACACTTATGTTCACAAATATCACCCTTGCATCTCTTTGGCTCCACTTGCATAAACACTGGGGACTGCACTTTCTGTGTTATGCttgaaagcaattttaaaatccttttctAAATTTCAAGtcctgggcttggcggcgtggcctagtggctaaggtcctcgccttgatcccatatggccgctggttctaatcccggcagctccacttcctctctgtctctcctcctctcagtgtatctgactttgtaataaaaataaaataaatcttaaaaaaaaaaaaaaaaaaaaaaaaagatcctaggagaatatcttaaaaaaaaaaaaaataataaaataaaataaaataaatttcaagtcCTAACACTCTAAGATGTGATATTCAAATAAACTGTATACATCAGAGCCTAGAGTCAAAGGATAGAAGTTTGtgatttttataactttttaaagagtATTGTGAATATAGAAGAGCAGATTTTGTGGGTTTCATATGCACAATTGAGGAAGATAATCCTGGTTCCCCTGCTCCCAGTTTTCCTGCCACCCCATTGCCTCTCAATGCTCCCTCTTCCCTTCGCACTCCTCAGTGGCATTTCCAGGCTTAATTTGTCACTCATCATGATATTCAACTAGCAAAAGGACCTCAAGATCATATTTCCACTGGAGAATAAACAATCCTATTCCAAAGTGACTATTTCATCCCTGTACAGTTTGTATTCCTTATTACCTGCCATACATCAGAGAAAATACATATTTGCCTTTCAGGCGGTTAACTTTAGATGAAAATAGTTTTTTCCAATTATGTCCATTTTGTCACAAAAgatgttgcttttttctttttttacctttaaatgttttttatttggttttagtatatgtgctgctgaagcgagcactttttatttggttttatgacacagtttcataggctctgggattcccccaacccttccccctgccctccccccatgttggattcctccacattgttacagtattacagttcatattcagtcatgattccttcattgtgggcatgtaccatgcatagagtccagcatctttttgtccagataaattcaacagtttccttggaagaccatccctggtctgaaagcagagctggcagaatataatcccatccaatgaaaagccacaacataacatcaacaacaatttacaacattatggagttaattgacatggtattgagtgaccaatatgttagaaaatgcaagttctgaaccacatcctgtgactacttcattgatttttcaattttcttacggctgagtaatattctagaATGTAAATgctgctctggttgttgtggccatttggatataGACTCAGAAGATAGCAAATTCTCTTTCTCAATCTGCTCTTCTGTTTATAACTGTAccattcaaatacatttttaaagattatttttatttgaaaggctgatttacataAAATGAAGTAGAGagactctcccatccactgactcattcctcaaatggttgcaacaaccagagctttACAGtctgagccgggagccaggagctcctgggtaTCTCATGTTCCTACGTATGTGTGAAGGCCCATCCCCACTGATCTCCCttgccataagctgggagctggatcagatgtgaagcagctggtccaccaaccagtgcccatatagaatgctagaactacaggcagaggcttaaccagctatgccatGACACCTGTTGTCAAATAGATGTTTATCAAAGATTGTTACTATAGTTTTTAAGCTGCCTATTTTTTGACtaatactttttaatttaaatgttcttttttttattttttttaaagattttttttttatttttattacaaagtcagatatacagagaggaggagagacagagaggaagatcttccatccaatgattcactccccatgtgagccgcaacaggccgatgcgcgctgatccgaagccgggaaccaggaacctcctccaggtctcccacgcgggtgcagtgtccaaatgcattgggccgtcctcgactgctttcccagaccacaagcagggagctggatgggaagcggagctgccgggactagaaccggcacccatatgggatcccggggcgttcaaggtgaggactttagccgctaggccacgccgccgggccctaatttaaATGTTCTTAACATTGAAGCACAATCTGGCTTTTGTAAATTTAAATCAACTGGTAACAGTTGGAGTTTTTACAAGGAGAATGACTAAAAAGAGAAGGGAGTTATCTATCTCATTTATCAGAAGAAGGTCAATATGATAGAACAGGGACTAAGAAAAACACTTTGAAAGGATATGTCCATATTGTGATACTCTGTTGACACATCACAAAAAGGCACTAAGGCATACTTCCCAAATTGGGTGTGAGGAGCAGAATGATAATAGCTAAGCATATCAGCAAGAAAACAGTGGATGTAATGGATTAAGAATTCCAGACATGTAAATATAGAACTCCAGATATTACAGGCAGTAGACAATAGAAGCATACATCACTACGAATAAGAAATGAGACCAGGACTTCATTAAACAGTTTGAGATTCTGTGCAATGGAACCATGAGTCAGTGTAAAAGATGGTGAGGAGATATATTTAATTTCCTTCTAAGCTTTTGAGGTCAAGTGTTGAAACTTTTATCTGGTCTGAGCTTGTATTTAGTAAAATTCAACAATCACATGATCACTGCTTATATGTTGAAGTTTTTGTTAGCTACACCTCCATATCAACCTTGTTTTTTGTTTCCAAATAGACGGCTATAATACATGCAGTTTGTCCCTGTCATATTATACTCTTGATGATGATGAGCGAAAGGTAATAGATTGTCTCTAAATTCTACAAGGGAACTTAGATAAAGGCATGAAACAAAGAGGCAACAGAATCACGGCTCAAAAGAAGGACATACTATCTTAAATTGGTATGTACTTTAAAAGGGGTAAGTGCAGAAGACTAGACAGGAAAGAACTgcatagaaaaatggaaaatagcaCCTACGAGTTATAAGTGTTTGTGGAGTGTCTGTGAAATAATAGTTTCGTCCATGTTTCCTATAGAAAGCATTCAATGTCTCCTGGTGTTTGGACAGATGAAAGGCAAAGGGAATGTCAACACCAGTCTCAGAGAAGACTTCATTTTGGTGGGCTTCTCAGACTGGCCTCAACTGGAACTCCTCCTTTTGGTCTGCATCTCAATTTTCTACTCTCTGACTCTGTTTGGCAACAGCACCATCATTGCTCTCTCCCAACTAGACCTTCGTCTGCAcacccccatgtacttcttcctgtcCCACCTCTCTTTCCTGGACCTCTGCTATACTACCAGCACTGTGCCCCAGCTTCTGGTCAACCTGCATGGACTTGACCGGACCATCACCTATGGTGGCTGTATGACACAGCTCTTTGTGTCTCTGGCTCTGGGATCCACTGAGTGTGTGCTGTTGGTGGTGATGGCCTTTGACCGCTATGCTGCTGTGTGCCGGCCACTACACTACACTGCCATTATGCACCCTCGGTTATGCCACCTAATGGGTATTGCCTCCTGGGTGGGAGGCTTCATGAACTCTCTGATTCAGACAGGTCTCATGATGACCATACCACTCTGTGGCCTCCATCACCTAAACCACTTCTTCTGTGAGATGCCTGCACTGCTGAAGTTGGCTTGTGAGGACACAGAAAGAACAGAGGCCAGGATGTTTGTGGCTCGAGCCACAGTCTTGATTGTCCCTGTAACATTAATTCTAACCTCCTATGTGCACATTTTTCGGGCAGTGCTGAAGATCAAGTCAATGTCTGGACGCAGAAAGGCTTTTGGGACTTGTGGGTCCCACCTCTTGGTCGTTGTCCTTTTTTATGGATCAGCGATCTACACTTATCTCCAACCTGTGAAA
It encodes:
- the LOC101533820 gene encoding olfactory receptor 2Y1B-like, with amino-acid sequence MFPIESIQCLLVFGQMKGKGNVNTSLREDFILVGFSDWPQLELLLLVCISIFYSLTLFGNSTIIALSQLDLRLHTPMYFFLSHLSFLDLCYTTSTVPQLLVNLHGLDRTITYGGCMTQLFVSLALGSTECVLLVVMAFDRYAAVCRPLHYTAIMHPRLCHLMGIASWVGGFMNSLIQTGLMMTIPLCGLHHLNHFFCEMPALLKLACEDTERTEARMFVARATVLIVPVTLILTSYVHIFRAVLKIKSMSGRRKAFGTCGSHLLVVVLFYGSAIYTYLQPVKTYSGSEGKFVALFYTIVTPMLNPLIYTLRNKDVKGALWKLQQKNNSIKVITS